Sequence from the Erythrolamprus reginae isolate rEryReg1 chromosome Z, rEryReg1.hap1, whole genome shotgun sequence genome:
CGACAGATTATGATTTAATATGCCTCCCCTTCGTAAGATTTTAGAAAATAGAGTGTTCATCCTAGGTATAATAAAGGCTGTTGTGTAGAGAAGATGGTCAAAAACTATTTCTTCTACCAGGATCAATATCCTTTAacctattttttttatatatttctgcataatttacattttaatcattttagcATTGTCTCTTTCAGATCCTGTTTCTTCAGTAGTCAGCATTGATTATATGGTATCacttttgagagaagaaaatgcCAAAGATATTTGTGTTatcaatttgcctccagaaataaAGTACAgcaattattttataatttgcAGTGGATCTTCTACAAGACATATTCATGCCATGGCACAATATTTGATAAAAACGGTATGACTTTTTTTCTGTTATAGATATGGAAGAATTTTTACAAGCTACACAATTGGATGGTCAGTTAAGAGATGGAGAGGGGTAGATACTGCAACATGAATGCTGATTATACTAAAACTGATAGTATTTCCAAGCTACAACTAAAGAAGGATTAGCTTTGACAGTTTGGGAAATAAAACCTGTTATATGAATTATAAATATTAAGCATAATGCTTAATCAGCATTATATTTTTTCAGCAGATATAAGTTTCATATTTATAGAAACTGTTCTGATTTTTTACTATATTCCTACAACAGTAAGGTCTTttttgtggaataagccaaatgTACCTTCCTTATGATTTAAAAGAGGTGTGACCAAGTCACAAGCAGAATGCAGCTCTGGACAGCTAGTAGAATCCTTCCAAAGGAAgtttgttatttatataaattaattatatatattatgtgTGCTCCAAGACCAATTAATTCCTCTTCAGTCAATGTACCCCAAATGAGCCAAAAGTTGGACATGCCTGAATTAAGAGATCTTCCTAATATAACAATATGTTATTATGTGGTGGTGATTCttatttgctgaattttaaaagatATTCCATATTTATGGGCAATATATTTCATCTGCATAATTAATATCAAAATCAACAAGTCTTAAGAAATGCAGAAATATAATGATAATTGTGACAAATTCTCCATATTGAAAATAGCAATACAtgaaaatatttaattcaaaGACAAGTTTAAGTATTTTGTTAATATATTATATCCAGATTAAACCAAACTTTGAATAGAAACATCGTTATTAGTGACTCCTGGGTTATTCATGATTAAGAGGTCCCATTGATTGAGTCCGGGGCTTTGGTCTAGGGCTAGAAAATTATGGCCAGTGTTCAATCAACTTTTTCATAATACATTGCAATTGAAATGCATTCCTTCAGGGAGATAGAGAAGGATAGTTTAAAATATGGAGGTAAAAATTCTAGAGAGTCACTTTTGTgcagtgattaaggcaccaggctagaagccGGGAGAGTGGGAGTTGTTTCTTTTTAGTCATAAAGCCGCCCATGATCTTAGGCCAGTTATACATTCTCAGCCCTGGAAAGCAGGCAGtgacaaaccatttccaaaatgtTGCCATGAAagaactgcagggacttgtccaatcAGTTGCTAGGAGTCACTAATGACTTGAAGGTACTAAAAGAAAATGTTAGCACATCCTGCTAGGATGTGACACTTGTTAAAGAAGTTGGACTTTACACAGTAATCCTATGCTCGCTGGATTAGATTATTTATTGAATCTATAGGGCCTACTTCTTATTAATGAGACATGAGGGTAGGATAAcatagcatataaatccaataaatctaatctataaacAGTTTAAATGTTCATAGAAGGTCTTTATATGCTGCTTAAAATGATCTGATTGTGGCGATGTCCTGAGCCTAAGTGTAGGTAGTCTGTTTAGATCCTGTTTGCTATATATGTTAATTAATGCTAGCAAACTAAATCATAATGATTCTTTAGAACTTTCAGTTGTTAAGCTTGGAGCTGGAAAGTCATTTAGATCTTTGGTCCCCCTTCCTACCGATATTGATCTGCGTCAGGCTGAAGGAGTATCATTTATTGTCCCTAcatgaatttgttaatttctgGCTGTGTTTACTCCAGTTTCAACTATTGTAAACATGCAGTGAAGACCTAAGGACCAGACATGCAATGACTTTATTGTAGGGCCTTCAGTTGGGGTGTTCGAGCCATTGAGTGAGATAAAAGGTCTTGGCATCTCCCTTAACTCTGCACCGCCATGGCCCCGCCCCCGGAAGCTGACAATGGAGCTAAAAAAACCAAGACAATTCAAAATATTATCGGATTTGGAAAGATTTTTACACATGGTTGAACAAAAGAACAATCACTAGTAGTGCTGCGTGACAACAAAAGGTTATAAATCAAAACTACCAAAGAATTAAATACAAATCTTTTCTTTGTTTAGTTAAGGGAATATATGCTTTCAAATTGTAAAACAAGAACttaagaatgcaatattgcatacTATAAATCACAAATTTACATGCTACTGATTAAACCATTGGTTATAATACtgctaaaaattaaaataaggaggCTGTCAATTGAGCCAGCCTcaggaggggagaagagacatACTACATGCTCATCTTTTAATTCTTTGTATTGTATGCAATGTACTGTAAGTTATTATTGTTTATCTGtttaattgtttatatgtaaataaaaatcatttttaaaaaaagagataaaggTCTTGGAGGGAGGGAAATCTGTGATCTTGGCCCCTATTTGTAATCCTCTCCAGACTCTGCTCAGTCCTAATCAACATAGCCACTTCTTATAAGGATAAGTATTTACGTAATAATAAGAATATTAACGGTCTTGCTATTATTTAGGATCTCAAACATTCTTCCATCAACCTGCAGTAAGTACTCTCAACTTCATTAACTGGCTGCCTTTATTATAGTTGGGAGACCTAAAATTAGTTTCATGAGATAAAACATTGGGAGTTCcagatttattttatgtactgtTATCAGCATGGAGCGCTTCTGCAGTAAACACAGCTTATTGGGGTCAAACCACAGCTGATATTGACACTGTGTGCTTCAATTAAGAAAACCTTACACCcaatgtttataaaataaaattatcacaTACAACTTGCATTCGTGCAGCCTGCTGGGGCACAATCTCACCAGAAGTCCCAACAGTTTAAATTAATTCTATTAGTTTTTAATATGTGCACAGATATTCACAAGAAAGTAAATTACATATTTAATTGCACTTGTCTTACAGTACAAGCAGATGAAAAATGAAACTGATCCTCATGTTCCGATAGAAGGAAAAGATACTGAAGACTGGCTATGCATTGATTTTggtaattattttattacttgtaaAGTAGAGAGTGTAAatgattttattcattcattcctgtAGTTACTCAACTCCGGGTGGTTACAattataaaataatgaaaataatataattatcttAAAAGTATTTGTGTAgcaatgtttttattgttgcaatTGTTTTCAAACGATAAAAACATtcacaaaataaaaaatacaaatgacAGCCATGATGACTAATCAGGTAATGGTAAAACCATGTAACTAGTCCTTAACCCATTCTGAGCCTCACGCCCAGGTAGCCAAATTTTCAAAGTTTTGCAAAGATTggtgccattctaatctctgagtgCAAAGTATTCCAGGAGGAAGAGGCTACAGCAGAAAAAGCCCTGGTTCCCACTAGTTGACATGCTTTGGCTGATGGGATCTGCAGCATGCTAAATCTGTTGGCTTGACTGAATGGGTAgaactcttggggggggggagctcctcGGGTAACCAAGTTCCAAGCCAGGTACGTGTTTAAAAGTGGCAACCAGCACCTTGTATTGTATCCAGAAATACATCTGCAGCAAGTGCAGCTCATAAAATAgtgacttatagaatttatatatggtatgcttgtatgtatgattggttctttaaattgggtttttttagattacagtgatcccccggttattgcgtccccgaccattgcgaacagggtaatttgcgatttttgaacccggaagtcagaacaccatctgcgcatgcgtgcccttttttttctatgggcacgcatgcgtagatggcaccgggcagatcagctgctgggcggcttccctaggtcttccccctcttggcgggcatcagcgaggagtttccccaccgcccacgcaaactcctcgctgctgccgcttcgctcgggccgcttcccagctgagtactcagctgggaagcggcccgagcgaacggcttgtccgcagcctgcctgcccgcggctcgcgcgcccttctcccgcccacgccgttcgctcgggccgcttcccaactgagccctcaacccaagcgcagaagttcgcctttggcgcttggcttgagggctcagttgggaaggcgcgcgggtgttttaaaacgttcccgccgacatggggggctcgctagcacccccccagacccgggttgggggttcggggggggtgctagcgagccccccatgtcggcggcgacgttttaaaacacccgcgcgccttcccaactgagccctcaagccaagcgcagaagttcgcctttggcgcttggcttgagggctcagttgggaaggcgcgcgggtgttttaaaacgtccccgccgacatggggggctcgctagcacccccccaaacccgggctgggggttcgggggggtgctagcgagccccccatgtcggcggcgacgttttaaaacaccccgcgcggctttccaatgagtcccgaagacaaacgcggaagtttgacgtttgtcttcgggactcattggaaagccgcgcgggtgttttaaaaacgtcgccgccgacatggggggctcgctagcaccccccccgaacccccaacccgggttaggggggtgctagcgagccccccatgtcggcgatgttttaaaacacccgcgccgcccccaatcttcggctcctcgctagcgctgcggaagtaaaaacaccatctgcacatgcgcagatggtgtttttacttccgcagcgctacttcgcgaaaacccgcttgttgcggggggtcctggaacggaaccctcgcaacgagcgggggatcactgtatttttaatattagatttgttcacattgtcttttttattgttgttagccaccccgagtcttcggagaggggcggcatacaaatctaataaatacaaatacaaataatacatgTGCTGTATAGCAAACACAATTTATTGCCTGTGCAGATGCATTTTGCACCATTTGGAATTTCTAAACGTTCTTTCAGAGCACATTAGTGATCTAAAAAAGAGCTTACAAGAGCATGAATGAGCAGGGCCTCCTGGTCCAGGAATGGTTGCAACATGAATTTACAATCAGGAGTCAACTGAAGAGGCAGTTGTTTTCTTCCGATTGATTTCCTGGTTCTAATccgtagtgggttctaaaacctgttctAGTGCTTGActctcctgcacatgtgcagaagtgtcccagtTGGATGGGTGGAGACTCccaggctgaaccaggagcaacccaccactggttctaatttaaaaaatgtatcatGTGAATAACCGGTTCATTTTTAATAAAAAcctcattttaatttttaaatgacaACTATACAAGATTCTCCTGGCTCTTTTATACAAGCCTTCACACAGTCTTTTAAAATCTGCCACTTAGTTAACTACAGTGATGTAGTTGATTTATATTGTAATAATCATATGTTGAGACACTCATGTGACCATATAGgaatttccccctaggcttatagaatttatacatggtatgtttgtttgtatgattggtctcttaaactgcggttttaaagattattttttaatattagatttgttacattgttttctttattgttgttagccgccccgagtcttcagagaggggcggcatacaaatctaataaataaataaataaatttcacaacTATTTTTATGCCAGTTCTTATGtgaatacagatagtcctggacttacgcttcatttagtgaccaaagttataacagcactgaaaaaagtgatttatgaccatttttcatacttacgacggctgcagcatccccatggtcacattctGATGCTCGgcgactgactcacatttatgatggctgcagtgtcccagggtgtgtgtgtgtgtcatgtgatGATCCCTTTTGCTATCCTCTGACcatcaaaatcaatggggaaaccagattcacttaacaactgctactaatttaacaactggccTGAAccatgtgattcatttaacaaatgtggcaagaaaaattataaaatgaggcaaagctcaaccaatttctcacttagcaacataaattctggggtcagttgtggtcataagttgaggattacctgtaatataCTTGTAAATCTGAGACCATTCTCCTAAagcagtggtcaccaactggtggtctatcagaaaattttggtggtggacagaaaaattatttgcatttttaatattgcaCTAAATTAGGGCTCCTGCTtcttggtcagatccaatttgaactcaGCCAGCTCTTTTGCCAGCTCTTTCTGCAGTggttgcttagctccaacaactactTCCTGTTGGAGCCCTAGCCCGGGCAGGAAGGTGAGTAGCTGGCAGGGGAGGTCCCCATCAACGTGAATGACTGTTGGCCACACCCAGCCAGGCAGATCATACCAATGGCCCATGGaattttaaattatgaattttGTGGTCCCTGTGGTCTTGAAAGGTTGGGGAACCCTGTCCTAAAGGACATTTTGCTGTAAACTGGTACAAAAAAGTTACAAACTGCAGATACATGATAGTGAGACACTCTGACAATCAGTCATGCATGTGAGTCTGTTACCGAACCCAAAATGCAGTCACATCATTGGAAGGGAGGGGTGGCAAACTAACGTCCAATAGTGGGGAAAACTAGGTGGGTAGAGCAGAGCAGGGCAGAAGCAACATGAAGTCCTCCTCCAAAGATGGTGATGTCGAGACCTAACTGCGATTGGTACTACGAGaactttcattgctaagcaacacAATTATGTGATGTTTTAGCCAATATGTGCGTTGCTTAGTGATAGAAAGTCTCAGttatgattgtaaatcaagggctaCTTTTTCTAATATGGTCTGACTTTTAAAGATTTTGAAACTAATTTAATATGACCAACATGTATAGAAATTCTGGTGCTTGCCATTGCTTCTTACATAGAATGCCACATTATGGAAGGCATTTAATCTGAGGTGGGTCATTCTTTACTTACTGTGTTGTTCCATCATCTTGCAGGCAACATTGTAGTCCATTTCATGTTGTCAGAGACGCGAGAAATCTACGAATTGGAAAAGTTATGGACACTCCGGGCTCATGACGATCAGTTGGCAGAGATGGTTCCAGAATCTTTACCTGATGACTTTGTGTTTGGGCTAGATTCTAATCAGCAGTGATTTGAACCTGACATCTAAGGATCGTAAAGAACTTTGGTCAACTGAGTTACTGAGCCAATTCTTGGGAAGAAAAAGACGAAATGGAGCACGTCAATCTGCAACTACCAAGTGTCAGGATTAGGTAGTATTGATAAGTACAGGTAGTGCTCGAcctaaaaatgatttattttgtgacctttcaaagttactaTGACACTTTAAAAAGGGATTAGGATTGTTCttcacaactgttgcagcatccccagggtcacattAACAAAATTTGAACATGTGGCAATTGGTTTATGTTGGCTGGTTTgcaatcttttgacaagcaaagtcagtgggaaagccatattcatttaacaacgATGTTATTAACTTGACTGCAGGGATTCGTTTAATAGCTGTGACAAGAAGGGTCATAAGATGGGGAaagttttgcttaacaactgtctcatttagccAACAGAAATGTTAAGCTCAGTCATGAAATAGAAGACTACTTATCAATGGGAAGTCAGTAATGACCTGTGGAAAAGACACTGCTTGTTGTAAAGCCAAAAGTTTTAACATGTGGATAATAGTTATTTGAAATAATTCCTGTTGACATTTGGGTCATTTGGATAATGGCTTGTTGTAAAATTGATTACTGTGCTTGCAACCTATGTAATCAGTAAgttaaataaaattgttttgaaatatttttaaaattaatctttATTTTGATGTATTTTTTAATGTGCTGTTAGTTATCCCCATAAAGTCTGTTAAGTTCCAATAATAGAAATAGTACGGGAGAAAATTTACTTTGAACTGGTATCATTCATGTTGATACTCAAAGTGTCTAGAAAACACCTGCAGTTTGATGCAAGGTGTAAGTGAGACTAGGGGGTGAACTGCTACCGTAGCATTAATATCACTTAGATTTTCCACAAATtgatattattaaattatttccattttcccTAAAATAGTTAACTATAGGATACCAACCCATCAAGTTGAAAATTGCACtcaagttttcttttttaaatatcaaaTAGGGCATCAGCAGAATTCTTTCCCGAACTATCAGAAAATTGTTTACGTTCTAAATTTAGGCGAGCAAAACCTAACGCACAGGTATAGTATAGGTCCATTATgctgaatctatggcatgcgtgctagaagtggcatgcagagccatctccaGGCACGTGAGATGTCGCCAGttgctcttctgggctctggcgtGCTGGCTACCTGGTGTTCAAGTGCGCGGGAAACCCGAAGATCAACTAGTGCAAACACACATGCTGGGTGGATACTCTTCAGGTTTCTGGCGCATTCATGTGCACAGGCTACCTAGTCATCTGGTTTCTGGCACATATGCGCATATGACGACCAATTGGCCAGTATGTGAAactggaagatcatcttcccagtatgtgcatgtacaccaggcagctttttttttgggggggggggggggtgtttcccacATGCATGCTCCCTTTTCAGCACTCTGTGCCAAAAAGTTCCCCCCACACTGGTATAGGTGGTACCTGATTCAGTAGTAGTAATTATGAGAGGGATTTTGGAAGTCCTTGTGAACAATCTTGCATGTGAGCCAGCGGTGTGCTGCGACTGCTAAAAAAGCCAATgtagtcctaggctgcattaacaggaatagaatcaaaatcacttcacatgattttgattctatccctgttaatgcagcttttttgtgtggtcttaccaaggtattataaagtggcattaagaAATACcttggtaagatcacacttggaatacttcatacagttttggtcaccatactataaaAAAGATCTGAGACTGGAAGGGGTACAGAAAAaagcaacaaggatgattaggggactgtaggttaaaacataaagaacagttgctggaattggatgTGTCTACTCTAGTTTAATGACTACAGGCGacaacagcagtgttccaatagctCAGGGACTTTCCAAAGCatttgaaggcaggacaagaagcaatggatggaaactaatcaaggagtgaaGTAAGCTGGAACCAATGTAATTTTTTCTGATGGAGCAAATGATCAGTTGAACAACCTGCTTCCAGAAGTTCTGCATGCTCCAAGCATGGAAGTTttgaagagattagacaaccgtTTGCCTGAAATGGTGTAATTTTTCCTTCCTTGGAAGGGGATTGAATTAGACCTCCAAAATCTCTTACAACTATTACTCTGTAATATAAAGAAGCATTTAAATTGACCCTAaattttaaatgataagaaaCCTAAATCTAAACCTAAATTGTTTTAACACCTTGCCCTGGAGTGAATGTATTGGGGATTTCACTAGCATGCAATCCCCAAAAAATCTTAAGTTAACAATCTTTTGTGACTGTTGCCATCATTCATATAAGTAGCAGAAAAGCCTCTGCATAAATTCACAGGCTTTGTTAATAGAATAATTATTTACAAGGTGTAAAGCAAAGTATTCCACCTCCTTTCATTTTCATCAATGCTATGGCAACAGGATTTTAATTAGAAAATCTCCATCCAAACCTAACTATTGGTTATCCAAACTAGACTATTGTATCACTCCTATATTAGGTAATGTAAGTGGGCTTATTGTAAGTCTCCCTTATTCAGCACCATCAcaattttgaatggttgctgaatgaGATAATAATAGGccttgtatactgcttcacagccctctaagtctaagcggtttataaagtcagcatattgcccccaaaaatcggggtcctcattttattggacAGATGAAATGAGGACTACCTCCAGGAATAATATAAATTCAATCCCACAATACTCTGGAATTGTTATGGAGGCCCCAAGTTCAATTACCAATAAGTCAGAAATATATCTACCATCCAGTGTTCATTTGTTTTCGCATAGAAGGTAATTATATACCTGGTAGACTAAaaatgttctgatttcaaaatacTGCAACCATTTTATGACTTCCAAATGTGTGTATACACCGGTAATTTAAAACCATTTGAAGTTGTTCAGTCAAGCTTCTTAAGGaacttgggtttttttgtttttattgtgtttctAACCCAGTCTTTTAGGTTGAGGCAGGAATAGTTTCAATTTAAATCTGTACCAAGTATCTCATTAACTACTGGATCAAGCTAATCTTTAACCTAAGATAcctgccccccccctttaaaaCTCCATGACAAATTTTAGACTTCCTTGCAGAAACTGGTTAGTATAGTCCTAAAGGATTGTGGGGTTtccctagtgcagtgtttttcaaccagtgtgccgcgagacatggtcaggtgtgccgcgaaactcagagaaaaaaagcaagagagaaagaaagagagaaagaaagcaagagagagagagaaagaaagcaaaagagagaaagagcgagagagaaagaaagcaagagagagaaagagggagggaaggagagagagaaagaaagacacagagggaggtacggagggagaaagagcaaaaaagagaaaggaagagaaagaaagagggatggagagagaaagaagggagagaaagaggggagaaagaaatagagcgaaaggaagagagagataatttttttgtccaaactttttttagcccccaccctccccccgctcaatgtgccccagggtttcgtaaatgtaaaaaatgtgccgcggctcaaaaaaggttgaaaatcactgccctagtgtATGGATTCCAAGATGATTTGATCAGCCAAAGCACTTTCAAGAGAACTAATTATTGCCTGGAAACAATCTcatccagatgccaccatttatTCCACTCTGCAGAAAAAAACAGTGCAATTATCCATTAGTATCACTCCTGATGATATTCACCCATCGTGTTCGAGGAGGACCTtggcatctaatgggttgtgggctagACGCTAATATGTGTCTGCAGATGGCTGGTAAGGTCTatacgggcacgaaatgttctgccacatgttgagcagatgtgtgggcaccattgtcattGCATTTGCAAATGCAGTGACAATGTATCACTCCTAAAAAGCATTGGAAGAGCTCTAACATTTACTGTTTAATGCCCTCTAACCATTTCAGAGGGAAGACTTTGTTGTGGTATTTAAGCAATTCTGTCCTTGTGATGAAGGGGAGATTGAAACTTtgggacttgtggttttgctaCCATTTTAAAGAGTCCTCCAAGATAGATATATTTTCCTCTTTACAAAAACATACCCATGTAGGACAAACTATCGTATCTGCTGCTAGCAGATCAGAACATGAGAAATTTCAGACAGTGTTCCCCAGGTCAGAATCCAAACTGACTAAATTGAAATGACTTTCATTGAGGCATAACCTGAACTTCAAGTTACCATATTCTGTatcttccattttttctttctaaaaaaaGTGGTCCTCCTATTGCATTAGCAACTCAGCAAAACATTGCTAATTGAAACTGCAAGTGTGCTTATAATCTTACTTTATCATTCCTTTGCTTCAGGCCTGCTTATCATAACTGGTCATAACTGAATGGTCACTAGATAAGCCAGTTgttaaaggggggacatgatcgaaacatttaaatatgttaaaggttcaggagggaagtgtttttaataggaaagtgaacacaagaacaaggggacacaatccgaagttagttgggggaaagatcaaaagcaaggtgagaaaatattattttactgaaagagtagtagatccttggaacaaacttccagcagaggtggttggtaaatccacagtaactgaatttaaacatacctgggataaacatatatccatcctaagataaaaatacaggaaatagtataagggcagactagatggatcatgaggtct
This genomic interval carries:
- the MALSU1 gene encoding mitochondrial assembly of ribosomal large subunit protein 1, which translates into the protein MWRGRLCLRLLQILKPRGSVTAIGSSKGAQGWVDTVIREASIASFFPSWMSRVGLRTFSTVENSELWGREEGASAELQNLQEADRDGQESSISSDPVSSVVSIDYMVSLLREENAKDICVINLPPEIKYSNYFIICSGSSTRHIHAMAQYLIKTYKQMKNETDPHVPIEGKDTEDWLCIDFGNIVVHFMLSETREIYELEKLWTLRAHDDQLAEMVPESLPDDFVFGLDSNQQ